From a single bacterium genomic region:
- a CDS encoding isochorismatase family protein yields RRVESLVICGVMTNLCVETTARHAFMKDFEPTIVKDACAAGSAKFQNASLTNLGYGFAHIVTTREILSMMRRDS; encoded by the coding sequence GAGGCGGGTCGAGTCGCTCGTGATATGCGGGGTCATGACCAATCTCTGCGTGGAGACCACCGCGCGCCACGCGTTCATGAAGGACTTTGAGCCCACGATAGTGAAGGACGCGTGCGCCGCAGGCAGCGCGAAATTTCAGAACGCCTCGCTCACGAACCTGGGGTACGGCTTCGCGCACATCGTCACCACGCGCGAAATACTCTCGATGATGAGGAGGGACTCGTGA
- a CDS encoding FAD-dependent oxidoreductase, with protein MTGSKNAIDCIIVGAGPAGLAAALEAARQGLKAEVYEAARPGGQALAANLVENFPGYPGGIPGRELMRRWLDHVGARGIRIVLERVTRLGKEDGLFVANIEDREVRGRTAIVAVGLAPKRLGVPGERELTGRRLFTYVDPATLAFSDKRVVIIGGNDVAFDMAMGFSASARSVTIVMRGNAPGCTRSLLERAVEANVSLILGHEVISLSEDSYGAAVRLREGTAQKELDADIIVSCIGKEPMVDFMDRSLTRGAPGLFLAGDLRHGRQCHISMAAGDGTAAALAAAEYLKKRIDGDNLNTR; from the coding sequence GTGACCGGATCAAAAAACGCCATCGACTGCATCATCGTGGGCGCAGGACCGGCGGGGCTCGCCGCCGCGCTGGAGGCGGCCAGACAGGGGCTCAAGGCGGAGGTCTACGAAGCCGCGAGGCCTGGCGGCCAGGCGCTGGCCGCTAACCTGGTCGAGAACTTCCCTGGATATCCCGGGGGCATCCCAGGCAGGGAGCTGATGCGAAGATGGCTCGATCACGTCGGCGCCAGGGGGATAAGGATAGTGCTCGAGCGCGTCACTCGCCTCGGCAAAGAGGACGGGCTCTTCGTCGCGAATATAGAGGACCGCGAAGTGCGGGGTCGCACCGCCATCGTCGCGGTGGGGCTCGCCCCGAAAAGGCTCGGCGTACCGGGCGAGCGCGAGCTCACCGGCCGCAGGCTCTTCACCTACGTCGATCCGGCCACGCTCGCGTTCTCCGACAAAAGGGTGGTCATAATCGGAGGAAACGACGTGGCCTTCGACATGGCGATGGGCTTCTCCGCCTCCGCGCGCTCGGTGACGATCGTAATGCGAGGCAATGCGCCCGGATGCACGCGATCGCTGCTGGAACGGGCGGTGGAGGCCAACGTCTCGCTGATCTTGGGCCATGAGGTGATCTCGCTCTCAGAGGACAGCTACGGCGCCGCGGTCCGGCTGCGCGAAGGCACCGCCCAAAAAGAGCTGGACGCGGACATCATAGTGAGCTGCATCGGCAAGGAGCCGATGGTGGATTTCATGGACCGCTCGCTCACCAGGGGCGCTCCCGGGCTCTTTCTCGCAGGAGATCTGAGGCACGGCAGGCAATGCCATATCTCGATGGCGGCGGGAGATGGAACGGCCGCGGCACTGGCGGCGGCGGAATATCTCAAAAAGAGGATCGATGGAGATAATCTCAATACAAGGTGA